Sequence from the uncultured Bacteroides sp. genome:
TATTCGTTTAGTAACTCTGGTTTTACTTTCACATAGAGCTTTTCTTTCTGAAGTCCGAAGTGTTTAATCTTAGAGGCTGAAGGAATTTTCCGGCATTCGTTTTCCAGCTTCTTCAGCTCATTTTCAAGTTCCTTATAACTTTTATTTTCGGATGACAGAGTAATAAGTAAGGCTGAAGTATCTCCGAAATCAGAGTCCGCCACCAATGCCATCACACCCGAGGGGAGAGTCATTTTCAAATCAGCCAGTCCATGTTTCAGTTTTGACCAGAACTGGTCGGCATTTGTTACATTATCATTCAGTTCTACGAAAATATACATCACCCCCTCTTTTGAGAGTGAATACGTTTTAGCTTTCCTTACTTCTTCATAACCAAAGATGTAATTTTCAACAGTTCGGGTAAGCTGCGCCTCCACTTCGGCCGAAGTAGCCCCCGGATATACACCGACAATAACCCCTTGGCGTATGGTGAATTTCGGGAACTCATTACGCGGCATTTCAATAAGAGCCACCACACCTATCAGCATCAATGTCACTGCAAAAATGATAACCACATTATGATATCTCATAACGGATTCTATAATACCGTTCTTTTTATTCTTCATATGCTACAGAGATATTAAGCTGTTATCACTCAGTTTTTCTTTTCCCTCGGTCACAACAAGCTGTTCCGGATTTAATCCGCTGATAACTTCGATCCCTTCGTTTCGGTAATTACCTAGCCTAACCTCTTTTTTAATAGCCCGTTTCTTATCCGAAGAAAGGACATAAACGTATGTCTTCCCCTCATCATCCTTGGTCACAGCATTTTTTGATACCGTGAGGCAATTCTGTTGAATTCCTGTATTGAGATATACATCGCACACCATTCCGGCTTTTATCTCCAGATTGGTATTCTGAACCATTATTTTCACATCATACGTACGAGATATCGGATCGGGAACTACTCCAACACTCGACACTATTCCGCTAAATGATCTTCCACTCAATGCTGCTATTGTGAAGGTAGCCTGTTGTCCTTTCTTTATCTTGCTGATTTCATTTTCAGCTACAGAAACCTTCACCTGAATTTTTTTAAGGATTACCACCTCTATAGGTGTTTTAAGCGATACTGAATACTGCCCAGGTTCAATGTCACGCTTTCCAACTACTCCGTCAATCGGTGAGCGCATCTTGCATTTGTCAACACTCGATCTGGCTAGTTGAAGTTGTGATTCAGCCTCTTTCAACGTTGTTTCAACTTCCACCCATTTTATATCTGCCAGACTACCCGATTTGTATACGCTCTTAAAACGATTATACGCATCCTTAGCCTGTCTGTATTTAGCCAGAGAAGCACTTTGCAGGTGCTCATCATCCGTTCTGTTCAAGGTGGCCAGCACCTGTCCTTTTCTTACTATATCTCCCTCCTGAACATAAACTTTATCAACCGTTCCTACATTCTCGAAAGAAAGAGAAATGGTTTGCAACGGTTCTGCCGTTCCGCTGTAATGTAATGCAGAAACACCGGCAGCCAATACAGGCTGAGCTTCAATCTTTACTACCCTGTCAACCTCCTTGGTTGAATTAGTTGGTTGCTTTTCTCCACAAGCAACGAGCACAGTCATTGTGCACATTAAACATCCCCAATAATAAAATCTCATTTCCATACATTTTTAAATTTGCAACAAAGGTTATATTTATAGGTGGGCAGGGAAAACGAAAAACGGGTGAAACAGACAAAACTGAGGGTGAAACGTACACGTACCTTTTTGCAGAAATTAAAAAGGTGACCGAGACCAGTTGAAGATAGATATAATGAATGCTTTGGAGACGTTGACCGATAAAAAACTCCGTTGCTTTACCGCCATTAATAACGATAAAGCAACGGAGCAATATTTCAGGAGAAAAGAGAAGCTAGGATTGTGTCTCCAGCCAGTGCAGGAATTGAGGTGTTTTCTCCTTGCTAACCAATATCTTCTCTTTGTGAGGAATTGATATATTTACAGATAGCTTTCTCAGAAAATAACGTGACACATCAAGCACTGCTTTTCTGTTTACCAGATACTGCCTGTTTACGCGAAAGAAATTACGACCGGCTATTTGCTCCAGTTCTTCAAACTTCTTATTTATCTGATATTTTTCTGAATTAAATGTGAGCAGACAAGTAACTTCATTGGCTATATAAAAGAATGCTATTTCCTCTAACCGGACTGGCATAATCTTATCTTTATGATATACCAGCACTGAAGTGTTTTTAGGGACTTCACGATTTGCCAACAGATCGAGTATAGCATCGTAACGCTGCTCTTTTTTCCCCGAAAATGTTTTTTGCAGACTACGGTATTTTGC
This genomic interval carries:
- a CDS encoding efflux RND transporter periplasmic adaptor subunit: MRFYYWGCLMCTMTVLVACGEKQPTNSTKEVDRVVKIEAQPVLAAGVSALHYSGTAEPLQTISLSFENVGTVDKVYVQEGDIVRKGQVLATLNRTDDEHLQSASLAKYRQAKDAYNRFKSVYKSGSLADIKWVEVETTLKEAESQLQLARSSVDKCKMRSPIDGVVGKRDIEPGQYSVSLKTPIEVVILKKIQVKVSVAENEISKIKKGQQATFTIAALSGRSFSGIVSSVGVVPDPISRTYDVKIMVQNTNLEIKAGMVCDVYLNTGIQQNCLTVSKNAVTKDDEGKTYVYVLSSDKKRAIKKEVRLGNYRNEGIEVISGLNPEQLVVTEGKEKLSDNSLISL
- a CDS encoding LytTR family DNA-binding domain-containing protein codes for the protein MNIVIIEDEKITAAELAGTICELESDANIVAILASVKTAIAYFESNPVPDLIFSDVQLGDGLSFEIFKAIQISVPVIFCTAYDEYALNAFKTNGIDYVLKPSTSQTIADSLAKYRSLQKTFSGKKEQRYDAILDLLANREVPKNTSVLVYHKDKIMPVRLEEIAFFYIANEVTCLLTFNSEKYQINKKFEELEQIAGRNFFRVNRQYLVNRKAVLDVSRYFLRKLSVNISIPHKEKILVSKEKTPQFLHWLETQS